The genomic segment CGGCAAGGGTATTATTCGACTAAAATATTTTTTGAAACCAGCCCTAGCCATAACGCTATGCGGGATCCCAAACATTGCTATTAAAGCAATATCTAAATAAATCGACCATACTAACTCGATCTGAAATTCGATTGCAATGACCTTCAAGAATTGAGTGGCATCAAGTAATCTGAGAATAAAAACCGTCATAGCAAAAAGGTAGATCATATAAGAAATCAAAGCGAATATTATATAAGTGATCCGTTTGAGCGTATTATCTGAAGACAAATTCACCTCCAAAATGCTTGGCATTCAAAGCATTCTAAAAATTCTCAATTAAGCTAAAAAACGGTTAACCGTCATTGTAAAGAATAAATTATAGAAACTTTCTCGTTGATTGAGAATATTGCTTGGTATTCAAAGTAATATTTTGATATATAAAACTGTTCAGTATGAGCAGTTAAGGAGAATGGAAAAAGAATGAAACAAGACAGACTGTTAGTCTTAATTACGGTATTACGAGATCAAATTTTAGACGAAGTGAAAAAAGATTATTTACGTTTCGGACTGACGAATATTACCCCTGCGATGGGTGCTGTTCTTTGTGCTCTCAAAAGCGATCGTCCGCAATCTATGAAAGAAATAGCAAAACAGATTTTTAGAGACCAGTCTAGCGTTACCCCGTTAGTACAAAAGCTGATCGATTTAAATCTTGCGATTCAAGAGCGCTCATCCATCGACGCAAGAGAGTCCCAGGTTAGACTAACGACTTCCGGAAAAAATACACGTTTGAAAATAATTCGTGCGGGCAGAAAAATGAATGCACGTTTATATCGAGGAATGTCAGCAGTTGATAGGAAGAATCTGATTTCGTTGTTGGCTCAATTAAAAAAATAAGTAATCATCATATACTGCCTATTAGTCTAGGGCAGCTCAATATCTCTTTTAAAAACTTCCAGTCTCGACCTTTCCTGCACGCTTATAATTCGCAATAATGACTCCATTCGGAGAGATTTGGCTTTCAGTCACTTTGAACATTGCTGGGATTGCACCATCTACAAATAATTTTTTCCCACTGCCCAATGTTAGAGGGTATATTTTTAGCCAGAACTCATCAACTAAATCATGTTTCATGAGTGTCTGAACGAGGTTTGCACTTCCGTAAACGTGTAAGTCTGGTCCTTCTTCTTGCTTGAGTTTGCGGATTTTTTCTACAATGTCTCCGCTTAAAAATACGGAGGGCTTCCATTCACTAGAAGTCAGAGTATTCGAGGCAACGTATTTCGTTGCTTTCATTACTGGAGGCCAAAAGTCAGAATGTTTCGGCCAGTAGGGTGCCCAAATATCAAAGGTCTTGCGTCCTAATAGCAGATCAAATGGTACGTTCATCTGCTTCTCCATGACTGTTCCAGTAAGATCATCAAAAATCGGAACCTGCCATCCGCCATATGCAAAGCCGTTACTAGTATCTTCTTCAGGCCCGCCTGGGGCTTGTATGACTCCATCGAGAGTTAGGAATTCGAGTACAATAATTTTTCTCATAGCGAAGTTCCTTGTATAGTTTATTGCGCGCAATTTTAAGAAGAAAATTCTTACAAGTCAATATCATTTAGCAACGATCTTCTGTTGTCTTCGTCACGAATATCTTACTGATCGGGACACAAATTTTGTTATGCGGATAGGCCTAGTATGTATAGGATCGGACAAACTTAGTGTTGGAGGTCATCAATGAAACGAGTTACAGGTATCGGTGGGATCTTTTTCAGTGCTAAGGATCCTGCAAAATTAGGTTCCTGGTACAAAACTCATTTGGGCATAGATGTCCAGAGTTGGGGTGGCGCAGCATTTCGTTGGGCTGATGCTTCGGGTAATCCTACAAATGGTACGACTGCTTGGTCAGTTGGAGATGGTTCTTATTTCGCACCGAGTAATTCTACCTTTATGGTTAACTATCGAGTAGAGGATCTACATGGGCTCTTGAAAGTTCTTCGAGAAGAAGGTTGTCAAGTGTTGGAGAAGGTGGAAGAATCCGAATATGGAATATTCGGCTGGGTTATGGATCCGGAAGGAAACAAGGTTGAGCTATGGCAGCCACCGGCAGGTCAATAACTATATCATAATGAAAAGGCAGCAAGTATTCAACCAAATATATGCTGCCTTTGATAGTAAGTTCGAACTACAAACTAAGTCGAGTTAATTAGCCTCAGTATACTTTCTAAAGTTATCAAGTATTGCCTGCCAACCACCTCTTTGCATCTCAACTGGATTTTGTGATTCAGGATCGAAACTTACCGTTACAAGAGTTATATTATCTTTATTCTCAAAGTTGACCGTTGCCTTCCTGCCATCTCCCATCGTATAACTAAAATTTTCCTGATCGACGACTGTGTCGTAAATTGCTTCAAACTCGAAGCCAAAACTCCCATCTTTAGCTTCCATTCTCGCGCTATACTTACCGCCTGGTCTCATGTCATTCTTTGCCCAAGGACATTGCCAATCGTCGGTTGCAAAATTCCATTTGATAATATGCTGAGGGTCAGTGTAGTAGTCCCAGACTTTCTTAGTGTCTGCTGCAATCGTAGATTGAATGGTGATTTGTTTTGAGTCCATTTTAGGGAATCTAACAGATTTCGTACTGTATAGGAAAGCATTTTCGGCATCATTTAATGTCGTTTTGTTGAAAAATCGATTATGGACTTGTGAGCGAATAACCTCAATGATAACCTTAGACAAAGTAAGAAAACTTGCATTAGCTCTTCCCGAAGCAAAAGAAGAACCTCATTTCGAAAAGATTTCTTTCAGAGTGAGTAAGAAAATTTTTGCAACAGTTGATCAGGAGAATAAGAAGATTGTTCTTAAGTTTGATCAGAACGACCAGGACTTTTTCTCCGCAGCATCGAAGGGTTCCGTTTATCCGATAGAAAATAAATGGGGGCAGCAGGGATGGACTTGCGTTGAAATGAAATCAACCGATTTGGCTTTATTCAAAGATATGTTAGTCGTTTCTTATTGTGGTGTTGCCCCAAAAAGACTTGTAGAAGTGGTCCGGCAAAATTCACAATATCTTAAAAAGAATAAATTCAACTTATAAGAGTTACATGAGCATCGAAACTATTTCGAATAATAATTCATATATGGATAAGACAAAAAGCGCATTCAAATCGATTGACGAGTACATCAAAACTTTTCCGAAAGAGGTTCAGTCCATTCTTCAGGAACTTAGAAAAGTGATCCAAGAGGAGGCTCCGGAAGCAAGTGGGAAGATCAGTTATCAGATCCCGACTTTCTATCTAAACGGGAATCTGGTACATTTTGCTGCTTATAAAAACCATATCGGTTTTTATCCTGGGGCAAGCGGCATCTCTAAATTTAAGAAAGAAATTGATAAATATAAAAATGCAAAGGGTTCCGTTCAATTTCCGATCGATCAACCATTACCTTTTGATCTGGTCCGTAAGATTGTAAAATTCAGAGTTGGCGAATTTAAGAAGAAGGTCCCTAAAAAAACAAAAAAGAAATAATTTCCAAGATCCGTCGGTGTTGAGTGGTCGTCTTTGTGACAATTTTGATCATCGCAGAATCGATTTAAAATTCTTGAATTTTTCCACTGAAGATTCCAAAATTGCCCTCTCATTTGGAGGAAATATAGAATGGGATCTGAAAATGTTTCGAAAGGCCAGCTTTGGACCGGTCGAGTACTTAGCGGGTTAGTTATACTTTTTCTGCTCTTTGATGGAGTAATAAAATTTTTCTTAGACAAACTTCCGCCGGAAGCTCAAGCAGAAGGAGCTAAACTTGGCTATCCACCTGAAGTAATGCCTTACTTGGGAACTGTTCTGATCGTAAGCACTTTGTTATATGCTTTTCCTAGAACTGCAGTGCTAGGAGCGACCTTGCTCACTGGTTATTTAGGTGGCGCTGTTGCTACGCATGTTCGTGTCTTAAATCCTTTAGGCTCTCATATTCTATTTCCGATTTATTTGGGAATTATTCTATGGGCTGGCTTGTATCTCAGATTTCCTAAACTGAGAGAAATCACTCCTTTACAGAAATAAATTGAGAAGTCACGATGTAGATAATCTATGAAATGAAAAATTTGCATCGTGACTGTTCTACCGATTTGAAGTATAAATCCTTAATATTCTATTTTCTATTCTTATGTGTTGGTTGTGGTACAACGATACAAGTTGTCCAAGATCCTTTTAGAGATATTATAGTCGTCAAAATGGATATGGATCATGAAGCTAAGGTGGACAACCCGAACAAAAGTGTTTATTCTTACGGCGGTCAATATGCTAAAGAAATTAAGAACGGGGTGATTTCCCAGATCACTTTAATTATTAGGATCCAGGGTTCTGAAACTCTTGCCGCTCTTGGACCTGAGGCTTACATAAAAATTGATCGTAAATCTACGAAACTATTTTTATCCGACTCTAATTATTCAACAAATCAAGTGACTGTTCGCACTCAGGTTCCAGCAAATATGGGACCCGGGATCGGTTTCGGATATGGCTACAGTGCTGTTCCTGCGACTAGTACCAGAACTTCTACCTTAACTACTAATATTCTTTCCGGTAAATTGACTTTTACGAAAGAAATGGAGAACGATATTCTTTCTGCGAAATCACTTCAATATAGATTGTATAGCGCGAATGACGCGATCGATCTATTTGTTTCCGACTCACAACTCGAAATTATCCAAAAGTTTATTAAGAATAGGGGAGAAGTCCAAAAATAAGTTTTTACTTTTGAGAGAATGCCGAGAAGAAATACATCGCTGGTTTATCGTATAATTGATACAACTTTAAGAATATTTCTACTTCTAAAGATATTTTTCCGGATTCTACTTTAGAAATGAAACTTTGACTGGTTCCGATCTTTTGGGCGACCTCTGATTGGCTCAGTCCCGCTTCGATCCTTGCCTGTTTCAGGGACTTTACGAATTTTTTCTTTTGTCGCTCCGTTACTTTCAAGGATCTGCCTGGTTTACCAACTTAGTGATAAATCTAGGATTTTTGCGATTCTAATTTTGATCTTCCTCCGGAATCTTCATTTTCGTTAATATTGCCCTCCGATTTATTCCAAGTTCTCCTTAAAATTTCTTGCCTCAATCTTCCTTTCTTTTTTAACTCCATTACATACAAATCCTAAAACTTTTGGTCCTGAACTATGACCCAAGAATTAGAACTTAGGCTTTTGCCTGAGATCGCCGAACAATCGGATCTGCTCACAGAATATATTTCCAAATCCAAAAAGATCTCTTTGTCGGATATAAAACATATCGAGGTCTTAAATCATTCTATCGACGCTAGACAAAAAACTGTCTTCGTCAATCTCAAAGTTCGAGTTTATATTAACGAAGAATTTGTCGCGGAGCAGATCCATCTACCTGACTATCCGAATGTCGGAAATTCAAAAGAAGTGATCGTTATCGGTGCGGGACCTGCTGGTCTATTCTCCGCATTAGAATTGATCCAATCCGGTTTAAGACCTATCGTTCTGGAAAGAGGAAAGGATGTTAAATCAAGACCGAAAGATCTTCAGAATATCAATGCGCATCATATCGTAGATGAGGATTCCAATTATTGTTTTGGGGAAGGTGGAGCGGGTACTTATTCCGACGGTAAACTTTATACTAGGTCCAAAAAAAGAGGGAATGTCCGTCGTATTTTAGAATTGCTTGTAGGTTTTGGAGCAAATTCTAATATTCTAATAGAGGCTCATCCTCATATAGGGACCAACAAACTTCCAAGCATTGTTCGCAAAATGAGGGAAACGATCCAAGAAAGAGGTGGAGAAGTTCATTTCAACCAAAGAGTGACTGATCTCATCTTAGAAGGAAATTCTATAAAAGGTGTTATCACGAAGAATGGGGATCGTTTTCTTTCCGACAAAGTGATTTTGGCAACAGGGCATTCTGCTAGGGATATATTCGAATTATTACATCATAAAGGAATAGAGATCCATTTAAAACCGCTCGCAGTTGGAGTCAGGGTAGAACATAAACAATCCTTAATAGACTCCATTCAATACAGCTGCGCGGATAGAGGACCTTATCTTCCCCCTTCTCCTTATAGTATCGTAAAACAGATCCAGGGAAGAGGAGTGTATTCTTTTTGTATGTGTCCCGGAGGAGTGATCGCAGCCTGTGCTACAAAACCAGGGGAGATTGTGACTAACGGATGGTCTTCTTCCAAAAGAGCGAGACCAACGGCGAATTCAGGGATTGTTGTCGAACTTCGGCAAGAGGATTTTCTTCCTTTCCAAAAGTTTGGACCTTTGGCTGCGATGGAATTCCAAAGAGAGATAGAACAAAAGGCTTGGATTGCCGGAGGAAAAACCCAGACTGCTCCGGCTACAAGACTTGCTGATTTTGTAGAAGGTAAAATTTCTTCCGATCTTCCTAAAACTTCTTATCCACCTGGGATTATTTCAGCGGATCTTTCTAACGTTCTTCCTAAATTTGTAATGAAGGCATTGCAAGATGGATTCAAAGAATTTAATAAATCAATGAAAGGATATCTAACTAACGAAGCTGTGGTTCATGCTCCTGAGACTAGGACTTCTTCTCCTGTTAGTATTCCCAGGGATCCGGAAACTTTGGAACATATTCGTATCAAAGGTTTATATCCTTGCGGAGAAGGAGCCGGATATGCAGGCGGGATCGTATCCGCGGCGATGGATGGGATCAGATGTGCACAGGCCTGCGCGGTTAGTATTTAGAATATTGGGATGTAGGAGCTCCTACAACGGGCAACCCGAGAAGAATTCATGACTCAAAAAAAGAAAGGTATTCAAAAATTCACTAATTCAGATGTGGCTGAAACATTCTCAAACTATTCTCCTGCTGTACGAGAGAAATTATTCCGTTTAAGAGAACTTATATTCGAAACTGCGAAAGAGATCCAAGAAGTAGGCAGGATCGAAGAAGTTCTAAAATGGGGACAACCCAGTTATATCACTCCGGAATCCAAAAGTGGGACTACGATCCGAATAGACGCATTAAAAGGGGAATCGAAAGAATATGCGATCTTCTTTCATTGCCAAACAGATCTGATCTCCAGATTTAGGAAATTATATCCTAAAACATTTCATTTCGAAGGAAATAGAAGTATTATATTTTCTGAAAATACTAAACTTCCGGAAAAAGAATTAAAACAATGTATTTCGTTCGCATTGACTTACCATTCGGACAAAAAGAAAAAGCCAAACTAAGAAATTCGAACTTACTTATGAATCTTTAATGCTATTAATGAAAAGTAATATACTTTGTTTTAGGCCTTTTCTTCAAAACCAAGATTTAAAAACATCCGGAATATTGCTAACTGTTCGAGTAGAATAATCCATAAACACGAGTCCTGTTTTTGCATTACATACAATTTTGCCGTTAATCGGTCCGTCAGTATGGGTCATTCTATAATATAGATCGCAACCTTTTGCGCTAAAATCCCCAGCTCCGATCTCTACTCGGACTTGGTCCCCGAAAAAAGCCTCTGCTTTATATTCTACTACTAGATCTGTAAGAATGATCCCGTATCCGTTTACATCTAGTTCCGAAAATCCTTTCTCTTTGAATAACCTAGCTCTGGATTCATGTAAGAGGGAGACCACCTTATCATGAGCTAAATGCGCTGCAAAATTTGTATCATAAATCCTGATATTTAAGCTAGTGGACCATGCCAATTTTTCGGGTAGATCCAATTGAACTCTTGCCATTATTTATCCTTTTTGAATATACTTCAGTCTTTATAGCCCTTTTCTTTCCGGGCTTCTTCTAATTTTCGGATTACGTCTTCCGCTTCTTCTATTCTCTCTCTTTCTTCTTCCGGTGTCATCGTTTCCGGCTGGGTAGGAAGAGTCAGATTGTCCATTTGTGTATCATCTTTTAAGAAAAAAATCCCATAAGAGATCAGTCCGATAATCAGACCAAAAGCGATACTGATCCTTTGCCCTGCTTCTAATCCGTAAAATAGGACTAAGACGACTAAGAAGGAAAAGTATATAAAGAATATCAAATATACTATAGATCCAAAAATCCCGGTAAAACCAAAGAATATCAGAAATCCCAAGATCAGAAAAGAATTAGAAAGTTTGGAGCTTAATTCTAATCCTCTATTGGTTTCAAATGGGTAAGAGAAAATTTTAGAAATTCCCCAAAGGACACCTACACCTGCACCGAGATAGATCGAGGTAAAAAGTAATGCGTATAAAGTCCCGAAAAACAAGTCCGGTAGAATGACCCGAGTTAACATATTCAGAATGGATCCGCCTAAGAACACATACTGTAATCCCAGAGCTTTAAAAGAAAGATGTGCGAAAAAATATCCGATCAGGATCGGGATAGAAGTTTGGATAAATAGGGTCGGATATCCGGGGAAGGGCGTTTTCTTTTGAAGTTCTTCTTTAGGAGAACGAAAGAAGCTCCAAAAATTTTGAAAAAAGGATGAGATCAGTTTCATTCGGGTCCCGCAAATATTTACAAGGACCCGACCTAATGCAAGCGATTTAAAAACTAACCGAGTGCAGTGATATTACTCGTATAATCCATCATAGTGCTGAATTTTACGGGAACTCTTTCGTATTCCAAAACTTCGGTCAGGGTCCTGAATTTATTTTGACCCGCTCCGATCTCTATATCGTTCCCGGTGAATTGAAGAGGATGTTCATATCCACATGCATGAGCCACGGATAATAATTCTTTTCTAAATCCTTTGATATAATTTGCAGCCCGTTTT from the Leptospira hartskeerlii genome contains:
- a CDS encoding MarR family winged helix-turn-helix transcriptional regulator; this encodes MKQDRLLVLITVLRDQILDEVKKDYLRFGLTNITPAMGAVLCALKSDRPQSMKEIAKQIFRDQSSVTPLVQKLIDLNLAIQERSSIDARESQVRLTTSGKNTRLKIIRAGRKMNARLYRGMSAVDRKNLISLLAQLKK
- a CDS encoding dihydrofolate reductase family protein — protein: MRKIIVLEFLTLDGVIQAPGGPEEDTSNGFAYGGWQVPIFDDLTGTVMEKQMNVPFDLLLGRKTFDIWAPYWPKHSDFWPPVMKATKYVASNTLTSSEWKPSVFLSGDIVEKIRKLKQEEGPDLHVYGSANLVQTLMKHDLVDEFWLKIYPLTLGSGKKLFVDGAIPAMFKVTESQISPNGVIIANYKRAGKVETGSF
- a CDS encoding VOC family protein; translation: MKRVTGIGGIFFSAKDPAKLGSWYKTHLGIDVQSWGGAAFRWADASGNPTNGTTAWSVGDGSYFAPSNSTFMVNYRVEDLHGLLKVLREEGCQVLEKVEESEYGIFGWVMDPEGNKVELWQPPAGQ
- a CDS encoding SRPBCC family protein, which gives rise to MDSKQITIQSTIAADTKKVWDYYTDPQHIIKWNFATDDWQCPWAKNDMRPGGKYSARMEAKDGSFGFEFEAIYDTVVDQENFSYTMGDGRKATVNFENKDNITLVTVSFDPESQNPVEMQRGGWQAILDNFRKYTEAN
- a CDS encoding MmcQ/YjbR family DNA-binding protein, which translates into the protein MITLDKVRKLALALPEAKEEPHFEKISFRVSKKIFATVDQENKKIVLKFDQNDQDFFSAASKGSVYPIENKWGQQGWTCVEMKSTDLALFKDMLVVSYCGVAPKRLVEVVRQNSQYLKKNKFNL
- a CDS encoding iron chaperone, with amino-acid sequence MDKTKSAFKSIDEYIKTFPKEVQSILQELRKVIQEEAPEASGKISYQIPTFYLNGNLVHFAAYKNHIGFYPGASGISKFKKEIDKYKNAKGSVQFPIDQPLPFDLVRKIVKFRVGEFKKKVPKKTKKK
- a CDS encoding DoxX family protein, whose amino-acid sequence is MGSENVSKGQLWTGRVLSGLVILFLLFDGVIKFFLDKLPPEAQAEGAKLGYPPEVMPYLGTVLIVSTLLYAFPRTAVLGATLLTGYLGGAVATHVRVLNPLGSHILFPIYLGIILWAGLYLRFPKLREITPLQK
- a CDS encoding helix-turn-helix domain-containing protein, which gives rise to MKVTERQKKKFVKSLKQARIEAGLSQSEVAQKIGTSQSFISKVESGKISLEVEIFLKLYQLYDKPAMYFFSAFSQK
- a CDS encoding NAD(P)/FAD-dependent oxidoreductase, producing MTQELELRLLPEIAEQSDLLTEYISKSKKISLSDIKHIEVLNHSIDARQKTVFVNLKVRVYINEEFVAEQIHLPDYPNVGNSKEVIVIGAGPAGLFSALELIQSGLRPIVLERGKDVKSRPKDLQNINAHHIVDEDSNYCFGEGGAGTYSDGKLYTRSKKRGNVRRILELLVGFGANSNILIEAHPHIGTNKLPSIVRKMRETIQERGGEVHFNQRVTDLILEGNSIKGVITKNGDRFLSDKVILATGHSARDIFELLHHKGIEIHLKPLAVGVRVEHKQSLIDSIQYSCADRGPYLPPSPYSIVKQIQGRGVYSFCMCPGGVIAACATKPGEIVTNGWSSSKRARPTANSGIVVELRQEDFLPFQKFGPLAAMEFQREIEQKAWIAGGKTQTAPATRLADFVEGKISSDLPKTSYPPGIISADLSNVLPKFVMKALQDGFKEFNKSMKGYLTNEAVVHAPETRTSSPVSIPRDPETLEHIRIKGLYPCGEGAGYAGGIVSAAMDGIRCAQACAVSI
- a CDS encoding DUF1801 domain-containing protein, whose translation is MTQKKKGIQKFTNSDVAETFSNYSPAVREKLFRLRELIFETAKEIQEVGRIEEVLKWGQPSYITPESKSGTTIRIDALKGESKEYAIFFHCQTDLISRFRKLYPKTFHFEGNRSIIFSENTKLPEKELKQCISFALTYHSDKKKKPN
- a CDS encoding acyl-CoA thioesterase, which produces MARVQLDLPEKLAWSTSLNIRIYDTNFAAHLAHDKVVSLLHESRARLFKEKGFSELDVNGYGIILTDLVVEYKAEAFFGDQVRVEIGAGDFSAKGCDLYYRMTHTDGPINGKIVCNAKTGLVFMDYSTRTVSNIPDVFKSWF